One Streptomyces sp. V4I8 genomic window carries:
- a CDS encoding ABC transporter family substrate-binding protein, producing the protein MSHVGVGPRPGRSAVMRSATFLIAGALAMPALAGCSDPDPAGKPLAGQDIAPAGRAQIADGGTLRWAVDALPETLNTFQSDADTTTNRIAQATLPSMFRLDASGRPERNANYLESAKIVETEPKQVVLYKLNQQAVWSDGREIGAADFAAQWRALSGKDSAYWTARNAGYDRIEKIERGDNDLEVRVTFARTYADWRSLFSPLYPKEVMGTPDSFNDGARRKLKVSAGPFTVQKIDREADEVTLTRNPRWWGEPAKLNEIVLRTVPRDQRAAALAVGDLDLAEIDPAAARRIAIAAPRPKPPTASAGGSPLMGPDRSRLTAAQRRDQEKFRGFEVRKSLEPAYTQLALNGAEGPLADERVRRGVARALDREELAKLVLSPLGLPAKPVGSHLALSGQAAYADNSGAIGGQDMAEAQALLADAGWVPGGPVKEGAKKEKGEKAAGSEGKKAEKGQKEEEAEKGQKGDRGEKGGKDSESQSEPKSKSKSDSSSESDSESEDDGTYIVGEDNKAGDADKEGGRHLAQDGKQYGNKQLQQGGAPGAYAPQGTPAPAGAAARPLAKDGKALTLRFVVPEGEGSQTLRTVADRIGLMLERIGIRTEITKVADESYFKDHIASGQYDLALYSWPASAYPATDARPIYAKPVPAADGSLNVEQNYTRVGTDQVDQLFDQAIGTLDESESRSLIRKADSRIWAAAGSIPLFQRPQLTAARTSVANAGAFGFGTPVYEDMGFLKKGMKPSPSASTN; encoded by the coding sequence ATGTCCCACGTCGGTGTCGGACCCAGGCCTGGCCGCAGCGCGGTCATGCGCTCGGCCACCTTCCTCATCGCGGGTGCGCTCGCGATGCCCGCACTGGCCGGCTGCAGCGACCCGGATCCGGCCGGAAAGCCGCTGGCCGGGCAGGACATCGCCCCGGCCGGCCGGGCACAGATCGCCGACGGCGGCACCCTGCGGTGGGCCGTGGACGCCCTGCCGGAGACGCTGAACACCTTCCAGTCGGACGCCGACACCACCACGAACCGGATCGCGCAGGCCACGCTGCCGTCGATGTTCCGGCTCGACGCGAGCGGGCGCCCCGAGCGCAACGCGAACTACCTCGAATCCGCCAAGATCGTCGAGACCGAGCCCAAGCAGGTCGTCCTGTACAAGCTCAACCAGCAGGCCGTCTGGAGCGACGGCCGCGAGATCGGCGCCGCCGACTTCGCCGCCCAGTGGCGGGCCCTGTCCGGCAAGGACAGCGCCTACTGGACCGCCCGCAACGCCGGCTACGACCGCATCGAGAAGATCGAGCGCGGCGACAACGACCTGGAGGTCCGGGTCACCTTCGCGCGGACGTACGCCGACTGGCGGTCGCTGTTCTCGCCGCTGTACCCGAAGGAGGTCATGGGCACGCCGGACTCGTTCAACGACGGGGCGCGGCGCAAGCTCAAGGTCAGCGCCGGGCCGTTCACCGTGCAGAAGATCGACCGCGAGGCCGATGAGGTCACGCTCACCCGCAACCCCCGCTGGTGGGGGGAGCCCGCCAAGCTGAACGAGATCGTCCTGCGGACCGTGCCGCGCGACCAGCGGGCCGCCGCACTGGCCGTCGGGGACCTCGACCTGGCCGAGATCGACCCCGCCGCGGCCCGGCGCATCGCGATCGCCGCCCCGCGCCCGAAGCCACCGACGGCCAGTGCCGGCGGCTCACCGCTGATGGGCCCCGACCGGAGCAGGCTCACCGCCGCGCAGCGACGGGACCAGGAGAAGTTCCGCGGCTTCGAGGTACGCAAGTCCCTGGAACCGGCGTACACCCAGCTCGCCCTCAACGGCGCCGAGGGTCCGCTCGCCGACGAGCGGGTACGGCGGGGCGTGGCCCGCGCACTCGACCGCGAGGAACTGGCCAAGCTGGTCCTGTCCCCGCTCGGCCTCCCCGCCAAGCCGGTCGGCAGCCATCTCGCCCTCTCCGGCCAGGCCGCGTACGCGGACAACAGCGGGGCGATCGGCGGCCAGGACATGGCGGAGGCGCAGGCGCTGCTCGCGGACGCGGGATGGGTGCCGGGTGGGCCGGTCAAGGAGGGGGCGAAGAAGGAGAAGGGGGAGAAGGCGGCGGGGAGCGAGGGGAAGAAGGCCGAGAAGGGGCAGAAGGAAGAGGAGGCCGAGAAGGGGCAGAAGGGCGACAGGGGAGAGAAGGGCGGGAAGGACTCCGAGTCCCAGTCGGAGCCCAAGTCCAAGTCCAAGTCCGATTCCAGTTCCGAGTCCGATTCCGAGTCCGAGGACGACGGGACGTACATCGTCGGCGAGGACAACAAGGCGGGGGACGCCGACAAGGAAGGCGGGCGGCACCTCGCCCAGGACGGGAAGCAGTACGGCAACAAGCAGCTGCAGCAGGGCGGGGCGCCCGGCGCGTACGCCCCGCAGGGCACCCCGGCGCCGGCGGGTGCGGCGGCGCGGCCGCTGGCCAAGGACGGCAAGGCGCTGACGCTGCGGTTCGTGGTGCCGGAGGGGGAGGGCTCGCAGACGTTGCGGACGGTCGCGGACCGGATCGGGCTGATGCTGGAGCGGATCGGTATCCGTACCGAGATCACCAAGGTCGCGGACGAGAGCTACTTCAAGGACCACATCGCGTCCGGCCAGTACGACCTTGCCCTCTACTCCTGGCCCGCGTCCGCCTACCCCGCCACCGACGCCCGTCCCATCTACGCCAAGCCGGTGCCGGCCGCCGACGGCTCGCTGAACGTCGAGCAGAACTACACGCGGGTCGGTACCGACCAGGTGGATCAGCTCTTCGACCAGGCGATCGGCACGCTCGACGAGTCCGAGTCCCGCTCCTTGATCCGTAAGGCCGACTCCCGTATCTGGGCGGCGGCCGGGTCCATTCCGCTCTTCCAGCGGCCCCAGCTGACGGCGGCGAGGACGAGTGTCGCCAACGCCGGCGCCTTCGGCTTCGGCACGCCGGTGTACGAGGACATGGGCTTCCTGAAGAAGGGCATGAAGCCGTCGCCGAGCGCCTCGACCAACTGA
- the typA gene encoding translational GTPase TypA: protein MATRHDIRNVAIVAHVDHGKTTIVDGMLKQAGAFAAHQLDSVDDRMMDSNDLEREKGITILAKNTAVKYHPKDGGDVITINIIDTPGHADFGGEVERGLSMVDGVVLLVDASEGPLPQTRFVLRKALQARLPIILCINKTDRPDARIDEVVNETYDLFLDLDADEEQIEFPIVYACGRDGIASLTKPEDGTVPTDSTSLEPFFSTILEHIPAPTYDETAPLQAHVTNLDADNFLGRIALLRVHQGELKKGQTVAWMKRDGSVSNVRISELMMTEALTRKPAEKAGPGDICAVAGIPDIMIGETLADPENAIPLPLITVDEPAISMTIGTNTSPLVGRGGTGKGADAKSAVKDRKVTARQVKDRLDRELIGNVSLRVLDTERPDAWEVQGRGELALAILVEQMRREGFELTIGKPQVVTKDVDGKVYEPVERMTIDVPEEHMGAVTQLMGVRKGRMDNMSNHGSGWVRMEFVVPSRGLIGFRTEFLTQTRGTGIGHSIHEGHEPWFGTLQTRNNGSLVADRAGAVTAFAMTNLQERGVLFTEPGTEVYEGMIVGENSRSDDMDVNITKEKKLTNMRSSTADVAESIVPPRKLSLEQSLEFCRDDECVEVTPEAVRIRKVNLDARERARAASRAKHG from the coding sequence ATGGCCACGCGCCACGACATCCGCAACGTCGCTATCGTCGCCCACGTCGACCACGGCAAGACCACCATCGTCGACGGCATGCTGAAGCAGGCCGGCGCCTTCGCCGCCCACCAGCTCGACTCCGTCGACGACCGCATGATGGACTCGAACGACCTGGAGCGTGAGAAGGGCATCACGATCCTCGCCAAGAACACGGCGGTGAAGTACCACCCCAAGGACGGGGGGGACGTCATCACCATCAACATCATCGACACCCCCGGCCACGCCGACTTCGGTGGTGAGGTCGAGCGAGGGCTGTCCATGGTCGACGGTGTCGTGCTGCTCGTCGACGCCTCCGAGGGCCCGCTCCCGCAGACCCGCTTCGTGCTGCGCAAGGCCCTCCAGGCCCGCCTGCCGATCATCCTCTGCATCAACAAGACGGACCGGCCCGACGCCCGGATCGACGAGGTCGTCAACGAGACGTACGACCTCTTCCTCGACCTGGACGCCGACGAGGAGCAGATCGAGTTCCCGATCGTCTACGCCTGTGGCCGTGACGGCATCGCGTCCCTCACCAAGCCCGAGGACGGGACCGTACCGACCGACTCGACCAGCCTCGAGCCGTTCTTCTCGACCATCCTCGAGCACATCCCGGCCCCGACCTACGACGAGACCGCCCCGCTCCAGGCGCATGTGACGAACCTCGACGCCGACAACTTCCTCGGCCGTATCGCCCTGCTCCGCGTCCACCAGGGCGAGCTGAAGAAGGGCCAGACGGTCGCGTGGATGAAGCGCGACGGGTCCGTCAGCAACGTGCGGATCTCCGAGCTGATGATGACCGAGGCGCTGACGCGCAAGCCCGCCGAGAAGGCCGGCCCCGGTGACATCTGTGCCGTCGCCGGTATCCCGGACATCATGATCGGCGAGACCCTCGCCGACCCCGAGAACGCGATCCCGCTGCCCCTGATCACGGTCGACGAGCCCGCGATCTCCATGACCATCGGCACCAACACCTCGCCGCTGGTCGGCCGCGGCGGCACCGGCAAGGGCGCCGACGCCAAGTCGGCGGTGAAGGACCGCAAGGTCACCGCCCGCCAGGTCAAGGACCGCCTCGACCGTGAGCTGATCGGTAACGTCAGCCTCCGGGTCCTGGACACCGAGCGCCCCGACGCCTGGGAGGTGCAGGGCCGTGGTGAGCTGGCGCTGGCCATCCTGGTCGAGCAGATGCGCCGCGAGGGCTTCGAGCTGACCATCGGCAAGCCGCAGGTCGTCACCAAGGACGTCGACGGCAAGGTCTACGAGCCCGTCGAGCGCATGACCATCGACGTGCCCGAGGAGCACATGGGCGCCGTCACGCAGCTCATGGGTGTCCGCAAGGGCCGGATGGACAACATGTCCAACCACGGGTCCGGCTGGGTCCGCATGGAGTTCGTCGTTCCGTCCCGTGGTCTCATCGGGTTCCGGACCGAGTTCCTCACCCAGACCCGCGGCACCGGCATCGGCCACTCCATCCACGAGGGCCACGAGCCCTGGTTCGGCACGCTGCAGACCCGCAACAACGGCTCGCTGGTCGCCGACCGCGCCGGTGCCGTCACCGCGTTCGCGATGACGAACCTCCAGGAGCGCGGCGTGCTCTTCACCGAGCCCGGCACCGAGGTGTACGAGGGCATGATCGTCGGCGAGAACTCGCGCTCCGACGACATGGACGTCAACATCACCAAGGAGAAGAAGCTCACCAACATGCGGTCGTCCACGGCCGATGTGGCCGAGTCGATCGTCCCGCCGCGCAAGCTGTCGCTGGAGCAGTCCCTGGAGTTCTGCCGCGACGACGAGTGCGTCGAGGTCACCCCGGAGGCGGTCCGCATCCGCAAGGTGAACCTGGACGCCCGCGAGCGCGCCCGCGCCGCGAGCCGCGCCAAGCACGGCTGA
- a CDS encoding ABC transporter permease, producing the protein MTSPIGIEGGGTSVIADGEPPPTAKGEDEQLIGRSPGQLMWIRFKRDRTGVISAYVVVFFFLIGLLAPVISWLYGKNPYTVYADERPELFDSAGVPVQPNGGISGEFWFGLEPGNGYDVFTKLLYGIRTSLGIAVAVTLAAVLTGIILGVTAGYLGGKTDYWISRVIDFLLAFPAQLFFIASMPVVVSLFVSPRDETPVYVRVVALILVMWFLGWMSLGRILRGTTLALREREFIEAAKVSGAPPARIIRKEILPNVVTPILVQGTYMLPNFVTAEAGLSFLGVGIVEPTPDWGQMFSKASTELVMQNDITYMFFPGISMIIFVVAFNLLGDSVRDAFDPKTAR; encoded by the coding sequence GTGACGAGTCCTATCGGTATTGAGGGTGGCGGCACCTCGGTCATCGCGGACGGCGAACCACCGCCGACCGCGAAGGGCGAGGACGAGCAGCTCATCGGGCGTTCGCCCGGCCAGCTGATGTGGATCCGCTTCAAGCGCGACCGCACCGGCGTGATCTCGGCGTACGTCGTCGTCTTCTTCTTCCTGATCGGCCTGCTCGCGCCGGTGATCTCCTGGCTGTACGGCAAGAACCCGTACACGGTGTACGCCGACGAACGCCCCGAGCTGTTCGACAGCGCGGGCGTGCCGGTGCAGCCCAACGGCGGGATCAGCGGCGAGTTCTGGTTCGGCCTCGAACCGGGCAACGGCTACGACGTCTTCACCAAGCTGCTCTACGGCATCCGGACCTCGCTCGGGATCGCGGTCGCGGTCACCCTCGCGGCCGTGCTCACCGGCATCATCCTGGGCGTCACGGCCGGCTACCTCGGCGGCAAGACGGACTACTGGATCAGCCGGGTCATCGACTTCCTGCTCGCCTTCCCGGCCCAACTGTTCTTCATCGCCAGCATGCCGGTCGTGGTCTCCCTCTTCGTCAGCCCGCGTGACGAGACACCCGTCTACGTCCGGGTCGTCGCTCTCATCCTGGTGATGTGGTTCCTGGGCTGGATGAGCCTCGGACGGATCCTCAGAGGGACCACACTCGCCCTGCGGGAACGGGAGTTCATCGAGGCGGCCAAGGTCAGCGGGGCCCCGCCGGCGCGGATCATCCGCAAGGAGATCCTGCCGAACGTGGTCACGCCGATCCTCGTGCAGGGGACGTACATGCTCCCCAACTTCGTGACCGCGGAGGCCGGTCTGAGCTTTCTGGGCGTGGGCATCGTCGAACCCACGCCGGACTGGGGGCAGATGTTCTCCAAGGCGTCCACCGAGCTCGTGATGCAGAACGACATCACCTACATGTTCTTCCCGGGCATCTCGATGATCATCTTCGTCGTCGCGTTCAACCTGCTCGGGGACTCGGTCAGGGACGCCTTCGACCCCAAGACGGCGCGTTGA
- a CDS encoding ABC transporter substrate-binding protein yields the protein MSRGGRHTYAAISVLAAGALVLTGCSEGGSKGGGNDKEQQENAERQQSAIEFGDAAASKGPAAEVPGAKSGGTISVLARDSYAHLDPAQIYVQDEMSVSQLLHRGLTGYKATSNDGSKHEVVGDLATDSGTTTDGGKTWKFTLKDGIKFQDGSAITSADVRHTFERQFASFINQGPPYLQQWLADTPGTDYRKLLPDGPFKGKHLPDSILETPDEKTVVLKFKSPHPDLPYALAMTGYAIVSQKGDTKEKYDKAPVVTGPYKIQEFKSGKSMVLVKNENWDPATDPLRHQYVDRFNITFNQQYEDSTKALLADSGSDRTGVSFSNQVDAGNLSKVLNDPKMKSRTVSGFQPYVGQVNINMSHPEMKNLKVRQAIAYALPVTPFVRAYGGTDAMEVAGGIISPTVSGYDASFDPFGKKKKPAGDPAKAKKLLEEAGKTGLKLTFGYINTPEGQQYSTAMAAGLEKAGFDVQRQEIPAETFYDQVSKLNNNYDLFHTAWGADWPSASTVIPPLYDGRVIAEGAQNYSQVNDPKVNSEIDRINRITDPVKAAAEWEKLDKYLLTKVVNVVPTAYYKQVQIAGSKIGGLVYDDIIAGVDARRLYVK from the coding sequence ATGAGTAGGGGCGGACGCCACACATACGCGGCAATCTCGGTGCTCGCGGCCGGCGCACTCGTGCTGACCGGGTGCAGCGAGGGAGGCAGCAAGGGCGGTGGCAACGACAAGGAACAGCAGGAGAACGCCGAGCGACAGCAGTCGGCGATCGAGTTCGGGGACGCGGCCGCCTCCAAGGGGCCCGCGGCCGAGGTACCCGGAGCCAAGAGCGGCGGCACCATCTCGGTGCTGGCCCGCGACAGTTACGCCCACCTGGACCCGGCCCAGATCTACGTCCAGGACGAGATGTCGGTCTCCCAGCTGCTGCACAGAGGACTGACCGGCTACAAGGCGACCAGCAACGACGGCAGCAAGCACGAGGTCGTCGGCGACCTCGCCACCGACTCCGGGACGACCACGGACGGCGGCAAGACCTGGAAGTTCACGCTCAAGGACGGCATCAAGTTCCAGGACGGCTCGGCGATCACCTCGGCCGACGTCCGCCACACCTTCGAGCGGCAGTTCGCGTCGTTCATCAACCAGGGCCCGCCGTACCTCCAGCAGTGGCTGGCCGACACCCCGGGTACCGACTACCGCAAGCTGCTGCCGGACGGCCCGTTCAAGGGCAAGCACCTGCCGGACAGCATCCTGGAGACGCCGGACGAGAAAACGGTCGTCCTCAAGTTCAAGAGCCCGCACCCCGACCTGCCGTACGCCCTCGCCATGACGGGGTACGCCATCGTCTCCCAGAAGGGCGACACCAAGGAGAAGTACGACAAGGCCCCGGTGGTGACCGGGCCGTACAAGATCCAGGAGTTCAAGTCCGGCAAGTCGATGGTGCTCGTCAAGAACGAGAACTGGGACCCGGCCACCGACCCGCTGCGGCACCAGTACGTCGACCGGTTCAACATCACCTTCAACCAGCAGTACGAGGACTCCACCAAGGCGCTCCTCGCGGACAGCGGCAGTGACCGCACCGGCGTCAGCTTCAGCAACCAGGTCGACGCGGGCAACCTGTCCAAGGTCCTGAACGACCCGAAGATGAAGTCCCGTACGGTGTCCGGTTTCCAGCCGTACGTCGGCCAGGTCAACATCAACATGAGCCACCCGGAGATGAAGAACCTCAAGGTCCGTCAGGCCATCGCCTACGCCCTGCCGGTCACGCCGTTCGTGCGTGCCTACGGCGGCACCGACGCGATGGAGGTCGCGGGCGGCATCATCAGCCCGACGGTCAGCGGCTACGACGCCTCCTTCGACCCGTTCGGCAAGAAGAAGAAGCCCGCGGGTGACCCGGCCAAGGCCAAGAAGCTCCTGGAGGAGGCCGGCAAGACCGGCTTGAAGCTGACCTTCGGCTACATCAACACCCCCGAGGGCCAGCAGTACTCCACCGCCATGGCGGCGGGCCTGGAGAAGGCCGGCTTCGACGTCCAGCGCCAGGAGATCCCGGCCGAGACCTTCTACGACCAGGTCAGCAAGCTGAACAACAACTACGACCTCTTCCACACCGCGTGGGGCGCCGACTGGCCGTCCGCCTCGACCGTGATCCCGCCGCTGTACGACGGACGTGTGATCGCCGAGGGCGCGCAGAACTACTCCCAGGTCAACGACCCCAAGGTCAACAGCGAGATCGACCGGATCAACAGGATCACCGACCCGGTCAAGGCCGCGGCCGAGTGGGAGAAGCTCGACAAGTACCTGCTCACGAAGGTGGTCAACGTCGTACCGACCGCCTACTACAAGCAGGTCCAGATCGCCGGATCCAAGATCGGCGGCCTGGTCTACGACGACATCATCGCCGGCGTCGACGCACGCCGCCTGTACGTCAAGTAA
- a CDS encoding ABC transporter permease, producing the protein MLRFLVRRSLGTVVILFLLSIVTFLLFFGMPRDPALLMCGKTCTPANLENLHRVLGLDKPIPEQYWIFLTNLVSGSDDFAQGPCPAPCFGYSYHSNEQVWGTLMDRLPTTVSLTLGGAVCFLVIGLSTGLIAAWKRGTLVDKTFTAGAMVISSMQIYFLGPLALAILVYQTQVFDKPAYNDFTANPAAWFGGLIIPWVVLSTIFASQYTRMSRSSMIEQLQEEHVRTARAKGMSRRYVFFRYAWRGSLIPIVTIFGIDLGSLLGGAIITEYTFGLPGLGRLAVESVFFSDLPLLLGVMLFSATMILLCNIVVDAAYAFIDPRVRLA; encoded by the coding sequence ATGCTGCGCTTTTTGGTCCGCCGGTCCCTCGGCACCGTCGTCATCCTCTTTCTGCTGAGCATCGTCACGTTCCTGCTGTTCTTCGGAATGCCGCGTGACCCGGCGCTCCTGATGTGCGGCAAGACGTGCACCCCGGCCAACCTGGAGAACCTGCACCGGGTGCTCGGACTCGACAAGCCGATCCCCGAGCAGTACTGGATCTTCCTGACCAACCTCGTCTCGGGCAGCGACGACTTCGCCCAGGGGCCTTGCCCCGCCCCCTGCTTCGGCTACTCGTACCACTCCAACGAGCAGGTCTGGGGCACCCTGATGGACCGCCTGCCCACCACCGTCTCGCTCACCCTCGGCGGAGCGGTCTGCTTCCTGGTCATCGGCCTGAGCACCGGCCTGATCGCCGCGTGGAAGCGCGGCACGCTCGTCGACAAGACCTTCACGGCCGGCGCCATGGTGATCAGCTCGATGCAGATCTACTTCCTCGGCCCGCTGGCCCTGGCGATCCTCGTCTACCAGACCCAGGTCTTCGACAAGCCCGCCTACAACGACTTCACCGCGAACCCGGCCGCCTGGTTCGGGGGGCTGATCATCCCGTGGGTGGTGCTGTCCACGATCTTCGCATCGCAGTACACCCGTATGTCCCGCTCGTCGATGATCGAGCAACTCCAGGAGGAACACGTCCGCACCGCCCGCGCCAAGGGCATGTCCAGACGGTACGTCTTCTTCCGCTACGCCTGGCGAGGCTCGCTGATCCCCATCGTCACCATCTTCGGCATCGACCTCGGCTCGCTGCTCGGCGGTGCCATCATCACGGAGTACACCTTCGGACTTCCGGGGCTCGGCCGGCTGGCGGTGGAGTCGGTGTTCTTCAGCGATCTGCCGCTGCTGCTGGGCGTGATGCTGTTCTCCGCCACCATGATCCTGCTCTGCAACATCGTCGTCGACGCCGCGTACGCCTTCATCGACCCGCGGGTGCGGCTGGCCTAG
- a CDS encoding ABC transporter ATP-binding protein, whose product MTTLTKEAGAPVPADADAFLSVRDLHVSFRTEDGVVRAVDGLSFDLERGRTLGIVGESGSGKSVTNLTILGLHNPMFTTVEGEILLEGQELTTARESQLEKLRGNKVAMIFQDPLTALSPYYTVGRQIAEPYRKHMRASKKAAWERAVEMLGKVGIPNPRQRAKDYPHQFSGGMRQRAMIAMALVCDPDLLIADEPTTALDVTVQAQILDLLKDLQQEFGSAIIFITHDLGVIADMADDIMVMYAGRAAERGTVTEVLRAPQHPYTWGLLNSMPRLDSDPHAPLAPIPGAPPSLLHPPSGCRFHPRCTFQDRVGGTRCVTEVPLLGPDRSSACHLTADQKRAIFAEEIRPRLR is encoded by the coding sequence GTGACCACTCTGACCAAGGAAGCCGGCGCCCCCGTCCCTGCCGACGCGGACGCGTTCCTCTCGGTGCGGGACCTGCACGTCAGCTTCAGGACCGAGGACGGTGTCGTACGGGCCGTGGACGGGCTCTCCTTCGACCTGGAGCGCGGCAGGACGCTGGGGATCGTGGGGGAGTCGGGCTCGGGGAAGTCGGTGACGAACCTGACGATCCTCGGGCTGCACAACCCGATGTTCACCACCGTCGAGGGCGAGATCCTCCTGGAGGGCCAGGAGCTGACCACCGCCCGGGAGTCCCAGCTGGAGAAGCTGCGCGGCAACAAGGTCGCCATGATCTTCCAGGACCCGCTCACCGCGCTGTCGCCTTACTACACGGTGGGCCGGCAGATCGCCGAGCCGTACAGGAAGCACATGCGCGCCTCGAAGAAGGCGGCGTGGGAGCGGGCGGTGGAGATGCTGGGCAAGGTCGGCATCCCCAACCCGAGGCAGCGGGCGAAGGACTACCCGCACCAGTTCTCCGGCGGTATGCGCCAGCGCGCGATGATCGCCATGGCGCTGGTCTGCGACCCCGACCTGCTGATCGCCGACGAGCCGACCACCGCCCTGGACGTCACGGTCCAGGCGCAGATCCTGGACTTGCTGAAGGATCTGCAACAGGAGTTCGGCTCGGCGATCATCTTCATCACGCACGACCTCGGGGTCATCGCCGACATGGCCGACGACATCATGGTGATGTACGCGGGCCGCGCGGCGGAGCGGGGCACGGTCACCGAGGTACTGAGGGCGCCGCAACACCCGTACACCTGGGGCCTGTTGAACTCCATGCCGCGCCTGGACTCGGACCCGCACGCCCCGCTGGCCCCCATCCCCGGGGCCCCGCCGTCCCTGCTCCACCCGCCCTCCGGCTGCCGCTTCCATCCCCGCTGCACCTTCCAGGACCGGGTCGGCGGCACCCGCTGTGTCACCGAGGTCCCGTTGCTCGGCCCGGACCGCTCCTCGGCCTGCCATCTGACGGCGGACCAGAAGCGGGCCATCTTCGCCGAAGAGATCAGACCCCGACTGCGCTAG
- a CDS encoding ABC transporter ATP-binding protein: MTEDLALPAPREAGADVSGEPLLEVAGLVKHFPVKGGFPIRRTVGQVQAVDGIDLTVHVGESFGLVGESGCGKSTTGRLITKLLEPTRGRIAYRGKDITHATRRQLAPVRSEIQMIFQDPYSSLNPRQTVGKIISAPMEINGIDPAGGREKRVRELLEIVGLNPEHYNRFPHEFSGGQRQRIGVARALSLEPKLIVADEPVSALDVSIQAQVVNLLQKVQQELGIAFLFIAHDLAVVRHFSQRVAVMYLGKVIEVGDRDSIYTRPRHPYTHALLSAVPEVNVAAEDDEEVPQRQRIRLAGDVPSPISPPSGCRFRTRCWKAEDKCAAEEPPLIQLSGNHAGHLTACHFPEEPTTEARDEDIVLDPALAALEEGGEGKGA; the protein is encoded by the coding sequence ATGACTGAGGACCTCGCCCTCCCCGCACCCCGCGAGGCCGGCGCCGACGTGTCCGGCGAACCGCTGCTGGAGGTGGCGGGGCTCGTGAAGCACTTCCCGGTGAAGGGCGGCTTCCCGATCCGCCGCACGGTCGGCCAGGTGCAGGCGGTCGACGGCATCGACCTGACGGTCCATGTCGGCGAGAGCTTCGGCCTGGTGGGGGAGTCGGGCTGCGGCAAGTCGACGACCGGACGGCTGATCACCAAGCTGCTGGAGCCGACGCGCGGCAGGATCGCGTACCGGGGCAAGGACATCACACACGCCACGCGCCGGCAGCTGGCGCCGGTGCGCTCCGAGATCCAGATGATCTTCCAGGACCCGTACTCCTCGCTGAACCCGCGCCAGACGGTCGGCAAGATCATCTCGGCTCCGATGGAGATCAACGGGATCGATCCTGCGGGCGGGAGGGAGAAACGGGTCAGAGAGCTGCTGGAGATCGTGGGGTTGAATCCAGAGCACTACAACCGTTTCCCGCACGAGTTCTCCGGCGGACAGCGTCAACGGATCGGCGTGGCAAGGGCGTTGTCCCTGGAGCCGAAGCTGATCGTGGCGGACGAACCGGTCTCGGCGCTCGACGTCTCCATCCAGGCGCAGGTCGTGAACCTGCTCCAGAAGGTCCAGCAGGAACTCGGCATCGCGTTCCTGTTCATCGCCCACGACCTGGCGGTGGTACGGCACTTCTCGCAGCGCGTGGCGGTGATGTACCTCGGCAAGGTGATCGAGGTCGGCGACCGCGACTCCATCTACACCCGCCCCCGGCACCCCTACACCCACGCCCTGCTGTCCGCCGTGCCCGAGGTGAACGTGGCCGCAGAGGACGACGAGGAGGTCCCCCAGCGGCAGCGCATCCGCCTCGCCGGCGACGTACCGTCCCCCATCTCCCCGCCCTCCGGCTGCCGCTTCCGCACCCGCTGCTGGAAGGCCGAGGACAAGTGCGCGGCCGAGGAACCGCCCCTGATCCAGCTCTCCGGCAACCACGCCGGCCACCTGACGGCCTGCCACTTCCCGGAGGAGCCGACGACGGAGGCACGGGACGAGGACATCGTGCTGGATCCGGCGCTGGCGGCGCTGGAAGAGGGTGGGGAGGGGAAGGGGGCGTAG